A section of the Streptomyces xinghaiensis S187 genome encodes:
- a CDS encoding SDR family oxidoreductase yields METGTDGDRPPQRCLVTGATGYIGGRLVPELLAAGFAVRCLARTPGKLRDHPWAGRVETVRGDVTDAESVRAAMSGVDVAYYLVHALGAGSGFEETDRRAARIFTEEAHRAGVSRIVYLGGLTPAGVPERELSPHLRSRAEVGRILLDGEVPAAVLRAAVVIGSGSASFEMLRHLTERLPVMVTPRWVRTRIQPVAVRDVLRYLVGCARLPAEVDRAFDIGGPDVTTYREMMRQYARTAGLPRRLIVTLPLLSPGLSSHWIGLVTPVPAPLARPLTESLRHEVVCHEHDIARYVPDPPEGLTGFRRSVELAIQRIKEADVATRWSSASVPGAPSDPLPTDPDWAGGDLYTDDRERLVAASPEALWRVIEGIGGEHGWYSFPLAWAVRGWADRAVGGVGLRRGRRDPHRLRVGDSLDFWRVEEIERGRLLRLRAEMRLPGLAWLEMTAGRDERGRTVYRQRSLFHPHGFAGRLYWWSVSPFHAVVFGGMARNIASAAGRSARTEAGTDGFLARRGRRGAGAGRSGASAHGRDSGRTRAPGPAPGPAARIAALVSRGGGKPGTSRPRR; encoded by the coding sequence GTGGAGACGGGGACGGACGGGGACCGGCCCCCGCAGCGCTGTCTGGTGACCGGCGCCACCGGATACATCGGCGGCCGGCTGGTGCCGGAGCTGCTGGCCGCGGGCTTCGCCGTACGGTGCCTGGCCCGCACCCCGGGCAAGCTCCGCGACCATCCCTGGGCCGGCCGGGTCGAGACCGTGCGGGGGGATGTGACGGACGCGGAGTCGGTGCGGGCCGCGATGAGCGGGGTGGACGTTGCCTACTACCTGGTGCACGCCCTCGGTGCCGGTTCCGGGTTCGAGGAGACGGACCGCCGGGCGGCCCGGATCTTCACCGAGGAGGCGCACCGCGCCGGTGTCTCGCGGATCGTCTATCTGGGCGGGCTGACCCCGGCGGGGGTGCCCGAGCGGGAGCTCTCGCCGCATCTGCGGTCCCGGGCCGAGGTGGGACGGATCCTGCTGGACGGCGAGGTGCCGGCGGCGGTCCTGCGGGCGGCGGTGGTCATCGGCTCGGGCTCGGCCTCCTTCGAGATGCTCCGGCACCTCACCGAGCGGCTGCCGGTGATGGTCACACCCCGCTGGGTCCGCACCCGGATCCAGCCCGTCGCGGTACGGGACGTGCTCCGCTACCTCGTGGGCTGCGCCCGGCTCCCCGCGGAGGTCGACCGCGCTTTCGACATCGGCGGTCCCGATGTGACGACGTACCGGGAGATGATGCGGCAGTACGCGCGGACGGCGGGACTGCCCCGGCGGCTGATCGTGACCCTGCCGCTGCTGAGCCCGGGGCTCTCCAGCCACTGGATCGGGCTGGTCACGCCGGTTCCCGCGCCGCTCGCCCGGCCGCTGACCGAGTCACTGCGCCACGAGGTGGTCTGCCATGAGCACGACATCGCCCGCTACGTCCCGGACCCGCCGGAAGGGCTGACCGGGTTCCGGCGCTCGGTGGAGCTGGCCATCCAGCGGATCAAGGAGGCCGACGTCGCGACCCGCTGGTCCTCGGCCTCCGTCCCCGGCGCCCCCAGCGATCCGCTGCCGACCGACCCGGACTGGGCCGGCGGTGATCTCTACACCGACGACCGGGAGCGGCTCGTCGCGGCCTCGCCCGAGGCCCTGTGGCGGGTGATCGAGGGCATCGGCGGCGAGCACGGCTGGTACTCCTTCCCGCTGGCCTGGGCCGTGCGGGGCTGGGCCGACCGGGCCGTCGGCGGGGTCGGCCTGCGGCGCGGCCGCCGGGATCCGCACCGGCTGCGCGTGGGCGACTCGCTCGACTTCTGGCGGGTGGAGGAGATCGAGCGGGGCCGGCTGCTGCGGCTGCGCGCGGAGATGCGCCTCCCGGGCCTCGCCTGGCTGGAGATGACCGCCGGGCGGGACGAGCGGGGCCGCACCGTCTACCGGCAGCGTTCGCTCTTCCACCCGCACGGCTTCGCCGGCCGTCTGTACTGGTGGAGCGTCTCCCCGTTCCACGCCGTGGTGTTCGGCGGCATGGCCCGGAACATCGCCTCCGCCGCCGGGCGGTCCGCGCGGACGGAGGCCGGGACGGACGGGTTCCTCGCGCGACGGGGGCGCCGCGGAGCCGGGGCCGGCCGGAGCGGCGCCTCCGCGCACGGCCGGGATTCCGGCCGGACGCGGGCGCCGGGGCCGGCGCCGGGGCCGGCCGCCAGGATCGCCGCCCTGGTCTCGCGGGGCGGCGGGAAGCCGGGGACCTCCCGGCCCCGGCGCTGA
- a CDS encoding aldo/keto reductase codes for MEQRVLGRTGREVSVVGLGTWQLGADWGEVREEDALAVLDAAVESGVTFFDTADVYGDGRSEQLIGRYLRERPDAGIFTATKMGRRAEQLPEHYNLDNFRAWTDRSRANLGVDTLDLVQLHCPPTPVYSSDAVFDALDTLVAEKRVAAYAVSVETCEEALAAIARPGTASVQIILNPFRLKPLERVLPAAAEAGVGIIARVPLASGLLSGRYTRDTVFSADDHRTYNRHGEAFDQGETFSGVDFATGVEAAAEFAGLAPEGATPAQTALRWIIQQPGVTSVIPGARSPEQARANAEAAALPPLPRPVLDAVRELYDRRIRAQVHSRW; via the coding sequence ATGGAACAGCGAGTACTGGGCAGGACGGGCCGCGAGGTGTCCGTCGTCGGACTGGGAACATGGCAGCTCGGAGCGGACTGGGGCGAGGTCCGGGAGGAGGACGCCCTCGCCGTGCTCGACGCCGCGGTGGAGTCCGGTGTCACCTTCTTCGACACGGCGGACGTGTACGGCGACGGCCGCAGCGAGCAGCTGATCGGCCGCTACCTCCGGGAGCGCCCCGACGCCGGGATCTTCACCGCCACCAAGATGGGCCGCCGGGCGGAGCAGCTCCCCGAGCACTACAACCTGGACAACTTCCGTGCCTGGACCGACCGTTCACGGGCCAACCTGGGCGTCGACACCCTCGACCTGGTGCAGCTCCACTGCCCGCCCACCCCCGTGTACTCCTCGGACGCCGTCTTCGACGCCCTCGACACCCTGGTGGCCGAGAAGCGGGTGGCCGCGTACGCGGTGAGCGTGGAGACCTGCGAGGAGGCGCTGGCCGCGATCGCCCGCCCGGGGACGGCGAGCGTGCAGATCATCCTCAACCCGTTCCGGCTCAAGCCGCTGGAGCGGGTGCTCCCCGCCGCCGCCGAGGCGGGCGTCGGCATCATCGCCCGGGTGCCGCTGGCCTCCGGGCTGCTGTCCGGCCGCTACACCCGGGACACCGTCTTCTCCGCGGACGACCACCGGACGTACAACCGCCACGGCGAGGCCTTCGACCAGGGCGAGACGTTCTCGGGTGTGGACTTCGCCACCGGCGTCGAGGCCGCGGCCGAGTTCGCCGGACTGGCACCCGAGGGCGCCACACCGGCCCAGACGGCGCTCCGCTGGATCATCCAGCAGCCCGGCGTCACCTCGGTGATCCCCGGCGCCCGTTCGCCCGAGCAGGCGCGGGCCAACGCGGAGGCCGCAGCGCTGCCGCCGCTGCCGCGGCCCGTCCTGGACGCCGTCCGCGAGCTGTACGACCGCCGCATCCGGGCGCAGGTGCACAGCCGCTGGTGA
- a CDS encoding ATP-grasp domain-containing protein — MDEGNLDTLQDVPLAVNYRFHPLLTIEELQVGDIPVVELIEKAQAKLDAFEGSIDAIVGYWDFPVSTLVPILCERYGLSSTSLESIVKCEHKYWSRLEQRKVIDEHPRFAVVDPFSEPGPPEGLSFPMWLKPVKSFSSELAFGVKDEKEFHEAIGEIREGISRVGKPFEYILDQLKLPAEVEEAGGQACLAEESLSGEQFAAEGYVHNGEVTVYGVLDSINYPDSPCFLRHQYPTQLLPESVVERIKDVSKRVISQIGMDSATFSIEYFYDKETDELNLLEINPRHSQSHAEMFEYVDGLPNHHCMLSLALGRDPRLPQGEGPYQVAAKWYYRRFKDGVARRVPTEEEIERLQEEIPGVKIEIVPGKGRRLSDLPGQDSYSFELAHLFIGADSEEELCEKYDRCVAALPFEFDAAPEEERD, encoded by the coding sequence ATGGACGAGGGAAACCTGGACACGCTCCAGGACGTCCCCCTGGCCGTGAATTACCGTTTCCATCCGCTGCTGACCATCGAGGAACTCCAGGTCGGCGACATTCCCGTGGTGGAACTGATCGAGAAGGCCCAGGCGAAGCTGGACGCCTTCGAGGGAAGCATCGACGCCATCGTGGGCTACTGGGATTTCCCGGTGAGCACGCTGGTCCCCATTCTGTGCGAACGCTATGGACTGAGCAGCACCAGCCTGGAATCCATCGTCAAGTGCGAGCACAAGTACTGGAGCCGGCTGGAACAGCGGAAGGTCATCGACGAGCACCCGCGCTTCGCGGTGGTGGATCCGTTCTCGGAACCCGGTCCGCCGGAGGGGCTGTCCTTCCCGATGTGGCTCAAGCCCGTCAAGTCCTTCTCCTCCGAACTGGCCTTCGGGGTCAAGGACGAAAAGGAGTTCCACGAGGCGATCGGCGAGATCCGCGAGGGCATTTCGCGCGTCGGCAAGCCCTTCGAGTACATCCTCGACCAGCTGAAGCTGCCGGCGGAGGTCGAGGAGGCGGGCGGTCAGGCGTGCCTGGCCGAGGAGTCGCTCAGCGGCGAGCAGTTCGCCGCCGAGGGCTACGTCCACAACGGCGAGGTCACCGTGTACGGCGTCCTCGACTCCATCAACTACCCGGACTCCCCCTGCTTCCTCCGCCACCAGTACCCCACCCAGCTGCTGCCCGAGTCCGTCGTGGAACGGATCAAGGACGTGTCGAAGCGGGTCATCTCGCAGATCGGCATGGATTCCGCGACGTTCAGCATCGAGTACTTCTACGACAAGGAGACCGATGAGCTGAATCTGCTGGAGATCAACCCGCGGCACTCGCAGTCGCACGCCGAGATGTTCGAGTACGTCGACGGCCTGCCGAACCACCACTGCATGCTCAGCCTGGCCCTCGGCCGGGACCCGCGCCTGCCGCAGGGCGAGGGGCCTTACCAGGTGGCCGCCAAGTGGTACTACCGGCGCTTCAAGGACGGTGTGGCGCGGCGGGTGCCGACCGAGGAGGAGATCGAGCGGCTGCAGGAGGAGATACCGGGGGTGAAGATCGAGATCGTGCCCGGGAAGGGCCGGCGGCTCTCGGACCTTCCGGGCCAGGACAGCTACAGCTTCGAGCTCGCCCATCTCTTCATCGGCGCGGACAGCGAGGAAGAGCTCTGCGAGAAGTACGACCGGTGTGTGGCGGCGCTTCCCTTCGAGTTCGACGCCGCACCCGAGGAGGAGCGCGACTGA
- a CDS encoding CocE/NonD family hydrolase, producing MRAVTSLPCAIKEEEHVRIPVSDGTRLSARIWRPTASDDEPVPAVLEYIPYRKRDLSSVRDSIHHPYMAGHGYACVRVDIRGTGESEGVLTDEYLEVEQTDAEDVLAWLADQPWCDGRTGMMGISWGAFSALQVAARRPPSLRAIVIASFTDDRYADDMHYMGGCLLSDNLAEAGTMFAYATCPPDPALVGDRWRDMWRERLENSRPWAAEWLRHQRRDAYWRHASVCEDYSAVRVPVLASSGWADGYSNAVARLLENLDVPRRGLIGPWSHKYPHLGEPGPAVGYLQEVVRWWDHWLKDKDNEAMDGPMLRTWMQESVPPSTSYEERPGRWVGEPAWPSPHIERLSHPLSPHRIGAPGETAADGTEMTVQSPLSVGQFAGKWASYNAPPDLPYDQREEDGGSMVFDTDPLPGRLEILGAPTVELDLSVSEPVATVAARLSDVAPDGRATRVSYGLLNLTRRDGRAAPEPLVPGERYRAVVQLNGTAQAFPPGHRIRLSLSTSYWPLAWPPPRPVLLTVYSGASALTLPVRPAAEPDEVTARPFEEPEGTPPLEVTQVSPPEQRWTVSRDLVGYNAALEIVKDNGTVRYEDIGLEAGRRAYERYDSVADDFQSVRGESAWTMTFRRDDWEVRTVTRTVLRSTETEFLLHATLDGYEGGERVFSRTWNEAVPRDHL from the coding sequence ATGCGAGCCGTCACCAGCCTGCCCTGCGCGATCAAGGAAGAGGAGCACGTCCGGATCCCGGTCTCGGACGGCACCCGGCTCTCGGCCCGGATCTGGCGGCCGACCGCCTCGGACGACGAGCCGGTGCCCGCGGTGCTGGAGTACATCCCGTACCGCAAGCGCGACCTCAGCTCCGTGCGCGACTCCATCCACCACCCCTACATGGCCGGTCACGGCTACGCCTGTGTACGGGTCGACATCCGCGGCACCGGCGAGTCCGAGGGCGTCCTCACCGACGAGTACCTGGAGGTGGAGCAGACCGACGCCGAGGACGTCCTCGCCTGGCTGGCCGACCAGCCGTGGTGCGACGGACGCACCGGCATGATGGGCATCTCCTGGGGCGCCTTCAGCGCCCTCCAGGTCGCGGCCCGCCGGCCGCCGAGTCTGCGGGCGATCGTCATCGCGTCCTTCACCGACGACCGCTACGCCGACGACATGCACTACATGGGCGGCTGTCTGCTCTCGGACAACCTGGCCGAGGCGGGCACCATGTTCGCCTACGCCACCTGCCCGCCGGACCCCGCGCTCGTCGGGGACCGCTGGCGCGACATGTGGCGGGAGCGCCTGGAGAACAGCCGTCCCTGGGCCGCGGAGTGGCTGCGCCACCAGCGGCGCGACGCCTACTGGCGGCACGCCTCGGTCTGCGAGGACTACTCGGCCGTGCGGGTGCCGGTGCTGGCCTCCAGCGGCTGGGCGGACGGCTACTCCAACGCCGTGGCACGGCTGCTGGAGAACCTGGACGTCCCCCGCCGCGGGCTGATCGGCCCCTGGTCGCACAAGTACCCGCACCTGGGCGAGCCGGGCCCGGCCGTCGGCTACCTCCAGGAGGTCGTCCGCTGGTGGGACCACTGGCTCAAGGACAAGGACAACGAGGCCATGGACGGGCCGATGCTGCGCACCTGGATGCAGGAGAGCGTGCCGCCGTCCACGTCCTACGAGGAGCGCCCCGGCCGCTGGGTCGGCGAGCCGGCCTGGCCCTCTCCGCACATCGAGCGGCTGTCCCATCCGCTGAGCCCGCACCGGATCGGCGCGCCGGGCGAGACGGCCGCCGACGGGACGGAGATGACGGTGCAGTCGCCGCTGTCCGTCGGGCAGTTCGCCGGCAAGTGGGCCTCCTACAACGCGCCGCCGGACCTCCCCTACGACCAGCGGGAGGAGGACGGCGGGTCGATGGTCTTCGACACCGATCCGCTGCCCGGGCGGCTGGAGATCCTGGGCGCCCCGACGGTGGAGCTCGACCTGTCGGTCAGCGAGCCGGTGGCGACGGTGGCGGCACGGCTGTCGGACGTGGCGCCGGACGGCCGTGCCACCCGGGTCAGCTACGGCCTGCTGAACCTCACCCGCAGGGACGGCCGGGCCGCGCCGGAGCCGCTGGTGCCCGGGGAGCGCTACCGGGCGGTGGTACAGCTCAACGGCACGGCCCAGGCCTTCCCGCCGGGGCACCGGATCCGGCTGTCGCTGTCGACCTCCTACTGGCCGCTGGCCTGGCCGCCGCCGCGGCCGGTGCTGCTGACGGTGTACTCCGGCGCCAGCGCGCTGACGCTGCCGGTGCGGCCCGCGGCCGAGCCGGACGAGGTGACGGCGCGGCCCTTCGAGGAGCCGGAAGGCACGCCTCCGCTGGAGGTCACCCAGGTGTCCCCGCCCGAGCAGCGCTGGACCGTCTCCCGCGACCTGGTCGGCTACAACGCGGCGCTGGAGATCGTCAAGGACAACGGCACCGTGCGCTACGAGGACATCGGCCTCGAAGCGGGCCGCCGCGCCTACGAGCGGTACGACTCGGTCGCCGACGACTTCCAGTCGGTGCGCGGCGAGTCGGCCTGGACGATGACGTTCCGCCGGGACGACTGGGAGGTGCGGACCGTGACCCGTACGGTGCTCCGCTCCACGGAGACGGAGTTCCTGCTGCACGCCACGCTCGACGGCTACGAGGGCGGGGAGCGGGTGTTCTCCCGCACCTGGAACGAGGCGGTGCCCCGCGACCATCTCTGA
- a CDS encoding helix-turn-helix domain-containing protein — MSALPGPGDALPVRRYLDRPEAGPTVLRIVVGAQLRRLRRERGITPEAAGRAIRASHAKISRLERGQVGFKTRDLEDLLTLYGVHDPGERSDYLTLGRRANRPGWWHEYSDVLEDWFELHIGLEESAQLIRTYEVQFLPGLLQTEAYARAVTRIGYPDAPRRKIDRLVELRLARQKLLTRPDAPKLWAVVDEAVLRRPFGGPEVMRAQLEHLLAVSELPSVSLQVAPFSVGANAAAGTPVTLLRFREPDLPDKVYLEQLTGAVYLDKREDVDQYGLIMERLCAEAEPPEESREFLKELLDREY; from the coding sequence GTGAGCGCACTCCCGGGCCCCGGCGACGCCTTACCCGTACGGCGCTACCTGGACCGGCCCGAGGCCGGGCCCACCGTGCTGCGGATCGTGGTCGGCGCCCAGCTGCGGCGGCTGCGCCGGGAACGCGGCATCACCCCGGAGGCGGCCGGCCGGGCCATCCGCGCCTCCCACGCGAAGATCAGCCGCCTCGAACGCGGGCAGGTGGGCTTCAAGACCCGTGACCTGGAGGATCTGCTCACCCTCTACGGAGTCCACGACCCGGGCGAACGCTCGGACTACCTCACCCTCGGCCGCCGGGCCAACCGCCCCGGCTGGTGGCACGAGTACAGCGACGTCCTGGAGGACTGGTTCGAGCTGCACATCGGCCTGGAGGAGTCCGCCCAGCTCATCCGCACCTACGAGGTGCAGTTCCTCCCCGGCCTTCTCCAGACCGAGGCGTACGCGCGGGCGGTGACCCGGATCGGTTACCCGGACGCCCCCCGGCGCAAGATCGACCGCCTGGTGGAGCTGAGGCTCGCCCGGCAGAAGCTGCTCACCCGGCCGGACGCCCCGAAGCTCTGGGCGGTCGTGGACGAGGCGGTGCTGCGACGGCCCTTCGGCGGCCCGGAGGTGATGCGCGCTCAGCTGGAGCACCTGCTGGCCGTGAGCGAGCTGCCGAGCGTGTCGCTCCAGGTGGCGCCGTTCAGCGTGGGCGCGAACGCCGCGGCCGGGACCCCCGTCACGCTGCTGCGGTTCCGGGAGCCGGACCTGCCGGACAAGGTCTATCTGGAGCAGCTGACCGGCGCGGTGTACCTCGACAAGCGGGAGGACGTCGACCAGTACGGGCTGATCATGGAACGGCTGTGCGCGGAGGCCGAACCCCCGGAGGAGAGCCGGGAGTTTCTCAAGGAACTGCTCGACCGGGAGTACTGA
- a CDS encoding DUF397 domain-containing protein, giving the protein MGTGDDERPDRADDLESVTWRKSHRSAPGGNCVELAVLPGGRIAVRNSRYPEGPVLVWTREEMAAFVRGAKDGDFDALPGREQPA; this is encoded by the coding sequence ATGGGGACCGGCGACGACGAGCGGCCCGACCGGGCGGACGACTTGGAGAGCGTGACATGGAGGAAAAGCCACCGCAGCGCGCCGGGCGGCAACTGCGTGGAACTCGCGGTACTCCCCGGGGGCAGGATCGCGGTGCGCAACTCCCGTTACCCGGAAGGACCCGTGCTGGTCTGGACCCGGGAGGAGATGGCCGCCTTCGTCCGCGGGGCGAAGGACGGCGACTTCGACGCCCTGCCGGGACGGGAGCAGCCGGCGTGA
- a CDS encoding SAM-dependent methyltransferase → MADAEEWMRTRSRPPVELHTDRPHAARVYDVLLGGKTNYPEDRKAAEQLLETMPVAGLVAHQNRAFMHRAVRYLAREAGVRQFLDIGTGIPTSPNLHEVVQDADPACRVVYTDNDPIVLAHSRALHESTPEGRTAYIEADLCDPDGILEHPRLRATLDFGQPVAVTLVAVLHWLPERADPYGIVARLLRDLPPGSHLVLSHATNDFEPAMLKQVSDNFKAKGSNVTPRSKDEVRRFFDGLDLVEPGLQVVQRWRPDPVDVGAETLSDTDIPLYVGVARKP, encoded by the coding sequence ATGGCGGACGCGGAGGAATGGATGCGGACCCGGTCCAGGCCGCCGGTCGAACTCCACACCGACCGGCCGCACGCCGCGCGCGTGTACGACGTCCTGCTGGGCGGCAAGACGAACTACCCGGAGGACCGGAAGGCGGCCGAACAGCTGCTGGAGACGATGCCGGTGGCCGGCCTGGTGGCGCACCAGAACCGCGCCTTCATGCACCGGGCCGTGCGGTACCTGGCCCGGGAGGCCGGGGTCCGCCAGTTCCTCGACATCGGCACCGGCATCCCGACCTCGCCCAATCTCCACGAGGTCGTCCAGGACGCCGACCCCGCCTGCCGGGTCGTCTACACCGACAACGACCCCATCGTGCTGGCCCACTCACGGGCCCTGCACGAGTCCACCCCCGAGGGCCGGACCGCCTACATCGAGGCCGATCTGTGCGACCCCGACGGCATCCTGGAGCACCCCCGGCTCCGCGCGACGCTCGACTTCGGACAGCCCGTCGCGGTGACCCTGGTGGCGGTGCTGCACTGGCTTCCGGAGCGGGCCGACCCGTACGGCATCGTCGCCCGTCTCCTCCGGGACCTTCCCCCGGGCAGCCACCTCGTGCTCAGCCATGCCACGAACGACTTCGAACCGGCCATGCTGAAACAGGTTTCGGACAACTTCAAGGCCAAGGGGTCGAACGTGACGCCGCGGAGCAAGGACGAGGTGCGGCGCTTCTTCGACGGCCTGGACCTCGTGGAGCCGGGTCTCCAAGTCGTCCAGCGCTGGCGCCCCGATCCGGTCGACGTGGGCGCGGAGACCCTCTCCGACACCGACATCCCGCTCTACGTGGGCGTCGCCCGCAAGCCCTGA
- a CDS encoding class I SAM-dependent methyltransferase produces the protein MTTLRDGALAAAFDRASGSYDRLVAANPGYHAHLRLSAGRLALPARGAGMRVLDLGCGTGASTAALLAAAPRARITAVDASAGMLRQAAAKHWDGDVEFVHAAAEDLPRPGAEGPFDAVFAAYLVRNVADPDAVLRSVRELLRPGGRLAVHEYTLTGTPFHRLVWSAVCWGIVIPAGSLPRGDASLYRHLWRSVLDFDTAGAFRERLARAGLPPVRTAPVTGWQRGIVHTFLAERPGGAEDTGGRGGEGPREGGG, from the coding sequence ATGACCACACTCCGGGACGGCGCCCTCGCCGCCGCCTTCGACCGGGCCTCGGGCTCGTACGACCGCCTCGTCGCCGCCAACCCGGGCTACCACGCGCATCTGCGGCTGTCCGCCGGCCGGCTCGCGCTGCCCGCGCGGGGGGCGGGGATGCGGGTGCTGGATCTGGGCTGCGGCACGGGCGCCTCGACGGCCGCCCTGCTCGCCGCCGCGCCCCGCGCCCGGATCACGGCGGTCGACGCCTCGGCGGGCATGCTGCGGCAGGCGGCCGCCAAGCACTGGGACGGTGACGTCGAGTTCGTCCACGCCGCGGCGGAGGACCTGCCCCGCCCGGGCGCGGAGGGCCCGTTCGACGCCGTCTTCGCGGCCTATCTGGTACGGAACGTGGCGGACCCGGACGCGGTGCTGCGGTCGGTACGGGAACTGCTGCGCCCGGGCGGGCGGCTGGCCGTGCACGAGTACACGCTGACCGGGACCCCGTTCCACCGGCTCGTCTGGTCGGCGGTCTGCTGGGGCATCGTGATCCCGGCCGGCTCCCTGCCCCGGGGCGACGCCTCGCTCTACCGTCATCTGTGGCGCAGCGTGCTGGACTTCGACACCGCCGGCGCCTTCCGCGAGCGGCTGGCCCGGGCCGGGCTGCCGCCGGTGCGGACCGCTCCGGTGACGGGCTGGCAGCGCGGGATCGTGCACACCTTCCTGGCCGAGCGGCCCGGCGGCGCGGAGGACACCGGGGGCCGGGGCGGCGAAGGTCCCCGGGAGGGCGGGGGGTGA
- a CDS encoding Clp protease N-terminal domain-containing protein, whose translation MAVIKEPDWNMAGVLGSARGARGATDGEAIGTEHLLAGVTTAKGAAREALADEGATKVAVAQVLRNRRGRDGAWSVADDPGESVASRDLLGDDGDKGIRFTGAAARALTAAMRRAQREGAAKFGADHLLRALLEEDNRAVELLGACGVAPQAVRARLDGGTGSRDDGLAPLLHPTRDVLLGRGRYRQMSFWKRWVVKYGGINWASMPFEWVRWETFEQARRLGDRVVGTEHVLLAVLATHEVLLRYPHMAEESTPAGTRYAGGERLARLGVDHASAHGALAGDRVRLTADPRPFGQYIDESAGRSAVRPAGSGSGSTADPGTGPLVEILLREETRARQLTDALATATGD comes from the coding sequence ATGGCAGTGATCAAGGAGCCCGACTGGAACATGGCGGGTGTCCTGGGGTCCGCCCGGGGCGCCCGGGGGGCGACCGACGGGGAGGCCATCGGTACGGAGCATCTCCTGGCCGGCGTCACCACGGCCAAGGGGGCGGCGCGCGAAGCCCTCGCGGACGAAGGGGCGACCAAGGTCGCGGTGGCGCAGGTGTTGCGGAACCGGCGGGGCCGGGACGGCGCGTGGAGCGTTGCCGACGACCCCGGGGAGAGCGTCGCGTCCCGGGACCTGCTGGGGGACGACGGCGACAAGGGCATCCGCTTCACGGGCGCCGCGGCCAGGGCGCTGACCGCGGCGATGCGGCGGGCGCAGCGGGAGGGCGCGGCCAAGTTCGGCGCGGATCACCTGCTGCGGGCGCTGCTGGAGGAGGACAACCGCGCGGTGGAGCTGCTGGGCGCGTGCGGCGTCGCACCGCAAGCCGTACGCGCCCGGCTCGACGGGGGCACCGGGAGCCGGGACGACGGTCTCGCCCCGCTGCTGCATCCCACGCGCGACGTTCTCCTCGGCCGTGGCCGTTACCGTCAGATGTCCTTCTGGAAGCGCTGGGTGGTCAAGTACGGCGGGATCAACTGGGCCTCGATGCCGTTCGAGTGGGTCAGATGGGAGACGTTCGAACAGGCACGTCGTCTCGGCGACCGCGTGGTGGGCACCGAACACGTCCTGCTGGCGGTCCTGGCCACCCACGAGGTCCTGCTCCGGTACCCGCACATGGCGGAGGAGAGCACCCCCGCTGGCACCCGGTACGCGGGCGGGGAGCGACTGGCCCGCCTGGGCGTCGACCACGCCTCGGCGCACGGCGCCCTGGCCGGTGATCGCGTCCGTCTGACGGCCGACCCCCGGCCCTTCGGGCAGTACATCGACGAGTCGGCGGGCCGGAGCGCGGTGAGGCCGGCCGGCTCCGGCAGCGGATCGACGGCCGACCCGGGCACCGGCCCCCTGGTCGAGATCCTCCTGAGGGAGGAGACACGCGCCCGGCAGCTGACCGACGCACTGGCCACCGCCACCGGCGACTGA